Proteins found in one Hirundo rustica isolate bHirRus1 chromosome 9, bHirRus1.pri.v3, whole genome shotgun sequence genomic segment:
- the ODR4 gene encoding protein odr-4 homolog isoform X1 has product MGRTYLVEESIGQYLTELSTKVKPYVTGLLIGQCSPQRDYVIRAVRTPPKEQQQQESVGPPKLASLDEEWITTHASQVSRMLPGGLLVLGVFMIAAPELAKDGQNALRKLIFSVEKSLSKRRLWKPTEEEVSDRAALQICSATKKVVCRTYDVQDPKSSAKPADWKYQSALTASWVALGCTVNVNIHIPLLATSPNHDLEKNTKNGLNRWSKQIEDSVFLINGQVKDEDTELLEGQKKFRGNAQPSTQFSDVKVLTQLCQAASARSTATVQVCSGSINLRGAVKCRAYIHGNKPKVKEAIQALKRDIINTLSDRCEILFEDLILNEGPQKKNFGREYHVLPQRLFVPVAGSSVMFSDYKFGDEAAAEIQERFVEMLDQPMQAEDMYIAEDISTVDVCPVADSPSDTQQAQLTKATLLLKLQQNMGLVVAAAVAVLASIFSFNYFSD; this is encoded by the exons ATGGGTAGAACTTACCTTGTCGAGGAAAGTATTGGGCAGTACCTGACAGAGCTCAGCACGAAGGTGAAGCCATACGTCACTGGCCTGTTGATAGGGCAG TGTTCCCCACAACGGGACTATGTCATTCGGGCTGTGCGAACCCCTcccaaggagcagcagcagcaggagagcgTGGGCCCTCCCAAGCTGGCATCCCTGGATGAGGAATGGATCACCACACATGCCAGCCAG GTGTCCAGAATGCTCCCTGGAGGGTTGCTGGTTCTTGGTGTGTTTATGAttgcagctccagagctggcaAAAGATGGTCAAAATGCTTTGCGCAAG CTCATCTTCTCAGTGGAAAAGTCCTTGAGTAAAAGAAGGCTCTGGAAACCTACTGAGGAGGAGGTCTCAGACAGAGCAGCACTTCAAATCTGTTCTGCTACAAAAAA AGTAGTTTGCCGAACCTACGATGTGCAGGACCCAAAG AGTTCAGCTAAACCAGCAGACTGGAAATACCAGAGTGCTCTGACTGCTTCCTGGGTAGCTTTGGGCTGCACAGTAAATGTGAACATCCACATTCCACTTCTTGCTACTTCCCCCAACCACGACCTGGAGAAGAATACCAAG aatggGTTAAACCGATGGTCAAAACAGATAGAAGACAGTGTTTTTCTGATCAATGGCCAAGTTAAAGATGAGGATACAGAACTGCTGGAAGGGCAG AAAAAGTTCAGAGGAAATGCTCAGCCCAGCACTCAGTTTTCTGATGTCAAGGTTCTGACACAACTG TGCCAGGCTGCCAGTGCCAGGTCCACGGCGACGGTGCAGGTGTGCAGTGGCTCCATAAACCTGCGGGGAGCTGTGAAGTGCAGGGCCTACATCCATGGCAACAAGCCCAAGGTTAAAGAAGCCATTCAG GCTTTGAAAAGAGACATAATAAACACATTGAGTGATCGGTGTGAAATACTGTTTGAAGATCTGATTTTAAATGAAGGacctcagaaaaaaa ATTTTGGGAGGGAATATCATGTCTTGCCTCAGAGACTGTTTGTCCCAGTTGCTGGATCCAGTGTGATGTTCAGTGATTATAAGTTTGGTGAtgaggctgctgcagaaatCCAGGAACGTTTTGTGGAGATGTTGGATCAGCCTATGCAAGCTGAAGATATGTACATTGCTGAGGACATTAGCACAG TTGATGTTTGCCCAGTGGCTGACAGCCCGAGTGACACACAACAGGCACAGCTGACAAAAGCAACGTTGCTGTTGAAGCTCCAGCAAAATATGG GGCTGGTCGTGGCAGCTGCTGTTGCAGTCCTGGCGTCTATTTTCTCCTTCAACTACTTCAGTGATTGA
- the PDC gene encoding phosducin, translating into MEENANTSLEEDFEGQATHTGPKGVINDWRKFKLESEDADSLPLSKKEMLRQMSSPHRSFSRDDKDTRERFCRMMSMQEYELIHATQEDESCLQQYRKRCMQDMHQRLSFGPKFGFLCELQNGEQFLEAVEKEHKTTTVIVHIYEDGVKGCEALNSSLTCLAAEYPTVKFCKIKASSTGAGDRFSSEVLPSLLVYKAGELLSNFISVSEQFNEEFFAVDVEAFLNEYGLLPERELPALGNGTDEPDVE; encoded by the exons GGCCCAAAGGTGTGATCAATGACTGGAGGAAGTTCAAATTAGAGAGTGAAGATGCAGACTCCTTACCCCTGAGTAAGAAAGAAATGCTCAGACAAATGTCTTCACCACACAGATCTTTCAGCAGAGATGATAAAGACACCAGAGAGAGATTCTGCCGTATG ATGAGCATGCAGGAGTATGAGTTGATTCACGCCACGCAGGAGGACGAAAGCTGCCTACAGCAGTACCGCAAGCGCTGCATGCAGGACATGCACCAGCGGCTCAGCTTCGGGCCCAAGTTCGGCTTCCTGTGCGAGCTGCAGAACGGGGAACAGTTCCTGGAGGCCGTGGAGAAGGAGCACAAAACCACCACGGTCATTGTGCACATTTACGAGGACGGCGTCAAGGGCTGCGAGGCCCTCAACAGCAGCCTGACCTGCCTGGCGGCTGAGTACCCCACCGTCAAGTTCTGCAAGATCAAGGCCTCCAGCACGGGCGCCGGGGATCGCTTCTCCAGCGAGGTGCTCCCCTCCCTGCTAGTCTACAAGGCCGGGGAGCTCCTGAGTAATTTCATTAGTGTTTCTGAACAGTTCAATGAGGAGTTTTTTGCTGTGGATGTGGAAGCTTTCCTAAATGAGTATGGGCTGCTACCTGAGAGGGAGCTTCCAGCACTGGGAAATGGCACGGATGAGCCAGATGTTGAATAA
- the ODR4 gene encoding protein odr-4 homolog isoform X3, translated as MGRTYLVEESIGQYLTELSTKVKPYVTGLLIGQCSPQRDYVIRAVRTPPKEQQQQESVGPPKLASLDEEWITTHASQVSRMLPGGLLVLGVFMIAAPELAKDGQNALRKLIFSVEKSLSKRRLWKPTEEEVSDRAALQICSATKKVVCRTYDVQDPKSSAKPADWKYQSALTASWVALGCTVNVNIHIPLLATSPNHDLEKNTKNGLNRWSKQIEDSVFLINGQVKDEDTELLEGQKKFRGNAQPSTQFSDVKVLTQLCQAASARSTATVQVCSGSINLRGAVKCRAYIHGNKPKVKEAIQALKRDIINTLSDRCEILFEDLILNEGPQKKIDVCPVADSPSDTQQAQLTKATLLLKLQQNMGLVVAAAVAVLASIFSFNYFSD; from the exons ATGGGTAGAACTTACCTTGTCGAGGAAAGTATTGGGCAGTACCTGACAGAGCTCAGCACGAAGGTGAAGCCATACGTCACTGGCCTGTTGATAGGGCAG TGTTCCCCACAACGGGACTATGTCATTCGGGCTGTGCGAACCCCTcccaaggagcagcagcagcaggagagcgTGGGCCCTCCCAAGCTGGCATCCCTGGATGAGGAATGGATCACCACACATGCCAGCCAG GTGTCCAGAATGCTCCCTGGAGGGTTGCTGGTTCTTGGTGTGTTTATGAttgcagctccagagctggcaAAAGATGGTCAAAATGCTTTGCGCAAG CTCATCTTCTCAGTGGAAAAGTCCTTGAGTAAAAGAAGGCTCTGGAAACCTACTGAGGAGGAGGTCTCAGACAGAGCAGCACTTCAAATCTGTTCTGCTACAAAAAA AGTAGTTTGCCGAACCTACGATGTGCAGGACCCAAAG AGTTCAGCTAAACCAGCAGACTGGAAATACCAGAGTGCTCTGACTGCTTCCTGGGTAGCTTTGGGCTGCACAGTAAATGTGAACATCCACATTCCACTTCTTGCTACTTCCCCCAACCACGACCTGGAGAAGAATACCAAG aatggGTTAAACCGATGGTCAAAACAGATAGAAGACAGTGTTTTTCTGATCAATGGCCAAGTTAAAGATGAGGATACAGAACTGCTGGAAGGGCAG AAAAAGTTCAGAGGAAATGCTCAGCCCAGCACTCAGTTTTCTGATGTCAAGGTTCTGACACAACTG TGCCAGGCTGCCAGTGCCAGGTCCACGGCGACGGTGCAGGTGTGCAGTGGCTCCATAAACCTGCGGGGAGCTGTGAAGTGCAGGGCCTACATCCATGGCAACAAGCCCAAGGTTAAAGAAGCCATTCAG GCTTTGAAAAGAGACATAATAAACACATTGAGTGATCGGTGTGAAATACTGTTTGAAGATCTGATTTTAAATGAAGGacctcagaaaaaaa TTGATGTTTGCCCAGTGGCTGACAGCCCGAGTGACACACAACAGGCACAGCTGACAAAAGCAACGTTGCTGTTGAAGCTCCAGCAAAATATGG GGCTGGTCGTGGCAGCTGCTGTTGCAGTCCTGGCGTCTATTTTCTCCTTCAACTACTTCAGTGATTGA
- the ODR4 gene encoding protein odr-4 homolog isoform X2 encodes MGRTYLVEESIGQYLTELSTKVKPYVTGLLIGQCSPQRDYVIRAVRTPPKEQQQQESVGPPKLASLDEEWITTHASQVSRMLPGGLLVLGVFMIAAPELAKDGQNALRKLIFSVEKSLSKRRLWKPTEEEVSDRAALQICSATKKVVCRTYDVQDPKSSAKPADWKYQSALTASWVALGCTVNVNIHIPLLATSPNHDLEKNTKNGLNRWSKQIEDSVFLINGQVKDEDTELLEGQKKFRGNAQPSTQFSDVKVLTQLCQAASARSTATVQVCSGSINLRGAVKCRAYIHGNKPKVKEAIQALKRDIINTLSDRCEILFEDLILNEGPQKKNFGREYHVLPQRLFVPVAGSSVMFSDYKFGDEAAAEIQERFVEMLDQPMQAEDMYIAEDISTGTKTGQCNRDLLCRVNCEY; translated from the exons ATGGGTAGAACTTACCTTGTCGAGGAAAGTATTGGGCAGTACCTGACAGAGCTCAGCACGAAGGTGAAGCCATACGTCACTGGCCTGTTGATAGGGCAG TGTTCCCCACAACGGGACTATGTCATTCGGGCTGTGCGAACCCCTcccaaggagcagcagcagcaggagagcgTGGGCCCTCCCAAGCTGGCATCCCTGGATGAGGAATGGATCACCACACATGCCAGCCAG GTGTCCAGAATGCTCCCTGGAGGGTTGCTGGTTCTTGGTGTGTTTATGAttgcagctccagagctggcaAAAGATGGTCAAAATGCTTTGCGCAAG CTCATCTTCTCAGTGGAAAAGTCCTTGAGTAAAAGAAGGCTCTGGAAACCTACTGAGGAGGAGGTCTCAGACAGAGCAGCACTTCAAATCTGTTCTGCTACAAAAAA AGTAGTTTGCCGAACCTACGATGTGCAGGACCCAAAG AGTTCAGCTAAACCAGCAGACTGGAAATACCAGAGTGCTCTGACTGCTTCCTGGGTAGCTTTGGGCTGCACAGTAAATGTGAACATCCACATTCCACTTCTTGCTACTTCCCCCAACCACGACCTGGAGAAGAATACCAAG aatggGTTAAACCGATGGTCAAAACAGATAGAAGACAGTGTTTTTCTGATCAATGGCCAAGTTAAAGATGAGGATACAGAACTGCTGGAAGGGCAG AAAAAGTTCAGAGGAAATGCTCAGCCCAGCACTCAGTTTTCTGATGTCAAGGTTCTGACACAACTG TGCCAGGCTGCCAGTGCCAGGTCCACGGCGACGGTGCAGGTGTGCAGTGGCTCCATAAACCTGCGGGGAGCTGTGAAGTGCAGGGCCTACATCCATGGCAACAAGCCCAAGGTTAAAGAAGCCATTCAG GCTTTGAAAAGAGACATAATAAACACATTGAGTGATCGGTGTGAAATACTGTTTGAAGATCTGATTTTAAATGAAGGacctcagaaaaaaa ATTTTGGGAGGGAATATCATGTCTTGCCTCAGAGACTGTTTGTCCCAGTTGCTGGATCCAGTGTGATGTTCAGTGATTATAAGTTTGGTGAtgaggctgctgcagaaatCCAGGAACGTTTTGTGGAGATGTTGGATCAGCCTATGCAAGCTGAAGATATGTACATTGCTGAGGACATTAGCACAG GGACAAAAACTGGGCAATGTAACCGTGACTTGCTCTGCAGGGTGAACTGTGAGTATTGA